In Candidatus Tectomicrobia bacterium, the genomic stretch TGATCTTGATGGCGCGGGCCGCGTCGAACTGGATGATCCGGACCTCCTCGGCCTCGACGCCATAGAGCGCGGCCACGGCGCCGGGCGTCAGGGCCTCGCTGCCGGCCACCCGCCTGTAGGTCCCCTCATCGGCGAAGAGCAGATCCAGGGTTATATAGAGGGGCCCCGCGTTCTTGCTCCGCAGGACTTCCGCCAGGTCGTAGAGGCGATCCAAGCCCCCCCCTAACCCACCCGCTCGAACTCGACCGCGAAGGGAGCGCCCGCGTCCTCGAGCTCGATGAGATGGTAGATGTGGAACTCGTAGACCGGGCCGCCCCGGAAATCCGAGGGCGAAAAGGGAAAGGCCAGGTTGCCGGCCGTCGCCTTGCGCCCTTCGAAGCCGCAATGAAGGTAGGTGCTGCGCGTGAGGGACAGAACGGCGTCGGCCGTGGCTTGGTCTTTGGCGATGGCCTCCATCACGAGCCCCACCTCATGCGCCGTCCTCGGACCCTCGGGGCCCGGGCGGCCGAGCACGCCGTCGCGGCCGTAGTAGACGAAGCGCAGCTCATAGTCCTCGGGCGCGAGGCTGCCGCGCAGCATGTCCGCCACGGTTTCCCGCACCCGCTCCTCCACCTCGTCGAGCCGCCGCAGCAGGCTCGGGTCGGTCATCCCCGCCACCGCGATGGTGCGCCAGCCGCGCAAGCGGACGCCCTCGAGTTTGATCGTGGGCCGCTGAGCGGCGACGAAGCGGCCGCCGCTCACCCGCACCCGCCGGTCGTCGAGCTGTTCGAACTCGGTCGCCTTCAGGTCCACCATGCCCTCAGGCTCGTAGAAGAGGTAGGGATCGGGCTGCTCGTACATCATGTGCGCGGCCACGGAGTTGGGCGTCAGCCGCTTGCCCATGTTCATGGGTTCGAGCTCGAAGTGGTCCTTCCGGAGCGTGCCCAGAATGCAATCGTTCGCCCCGATGGGAAGGGCGCATTGCGCGCCGCACTCGATGATCTTCGACATGTGGAAGGCGAGCCCCAGGTCGTAACCCCGCATGGCGGCGAACGCGGTGTAGATCGCCGTGTCGCAGGAGCGGCCCGCCAGGACGACGTCCGCCCCGCCCTCCAATGCGCGGATATACGGCGTCAGGCCCATCTGGCCCACGATGCGCACGCTCTCATCCACGGCCTCTTCGGTGAGAGCCGGGAGCTTGCCCAGAGAGCGCGTGCGGCCCTCCCGGATGGCCTTCTTCACGAACTCCTTGTCCATCTCCGAGCGGATGATGGCGAGCCTGAACTTGAGGCCGTCGCGCCTGGCGAGCTGGTGCATGACGCCGAGGACGGCATCCACGTGAGGATTGCCTCCCGCCGTTCCCGCCGAGCCGATGAGGTAGGGGATGCCCTTCCGGCGGGCGGCGCGGAGGGAGAGGCCCAGGTCGCGGACGATCTGCTCGCGCCGGGTGAGCTGCTCGCCGCTGCCCAGATAATAGGGCCCCGCGTCCGTGGAGCCGTTGTCGGCCCCCATGTAATGAGGATCGCGCGCGATCCCGTTCTCAAGCGAAGAAACCGGGAACCCATAGCCCAGGTTCCCGCAGACCGAGAGGACACGCAGCTCGTCCATCGGGCGCTCTCCATCAAAGCATCCGGTGAGATGAAAGAGACTATCAGATCCCCGGCACGCGGCAAAACAGGGAAATTCGCGCGCAATTGCCCTCGCCGGCTCCGGCTCGGGCCTTACGTCCGATGCCGGCCGGTGGGCCCGCGGCGCCGGGGGAAGTCACGCCTGTCCCCCGGGCTCGGCAATCCCGGCGCGCCAGCCCAGCTCTTCTTCGCACCAGCGGGCCGCCGCCAGGAGGCCCGCCTCGCCGAACCTCCGCGCGCCAAGCTGGATGCCGAAGGGCAGGCCCTCCCCGCCCCGCCCCAGGGGGAGGGTGACGGCGGGCTGCCCCGACAGCGAGAAGGGCTCGCAGAAGAGGCCGCTCCCCGTCGAAACCTCCCAGGGAGGCGACAGCTGATCGAACGTGGGGAGCACGATCAGTTCATAATGCCCGTGGAGCCGGTCCACCGCCCGGATGAACCGCGACCGCAAGCGCATGGCGTTGACATAGTGAACGGCGGGCACCATGAACCCCGCCGTCACGGTCCGCCGGGTCGAGGGGGGGTAGGCGTCCATGTTCTCCCGGAACATCTCGCCGTGATAGCAAGCGGCATCCACGGCGCGGATCATCGCGTGGACCGAATGAATCAGTTCGCGGTCCATCGGGAGCCTTCCCTCCTCCACCTTCACGCCTTTCTCCCGCAGAAGAGAAACCGCCCTCAGCGTCCAATCCGCCACCTCTGCATTCGCCAAGGGCAGATAGTCTTCCTTCAACAACAGCGCCCGCCCCGGACGCCGGGGGGCGGAAGCGGCGGCGAAGTCTTGCGCGGGGATATCCGGGGCCCCATCGTCTCCCGGCGCCGGCCCGGACATCACCGTGAGGAGGTGCGCCAGGTCTTCCACCGACCGGGCGATGAGGCCCACGTGGTCGAACGTCCACGACACCTTGACGATCCCGGTCCGGGGTATCCGCCCGTACGTGGGCTTCAGGGCGCACACGCCGCAGAAGGCCGCGGGGCGTAGGGTGGAGCCCGTGGTCTGGGAGCCCAAGGCGACGGGCACCATCCCGGCCGCGACCGCCGCCGCCGAGCCGCTGCTCGATCCCCCGGGGCTGCGGGCGAGGTCCCACGGGTTCCGGGTGAC encodes the following:
- a CDS encoding amidase codes for the protein MTESWKFTLSEGLRRMAEGTLSAAEWVGAILSRIGQCEDRLKAWAQVDREGALEAARAADRSRAEGRPLGPLAGAPFGAKDIFDIKGLRREAGTPLYRGHVPDADAVSIARLRAAGAVAIGKTVTTPFANSDPSVTRNPWDLARSPGGSSSGSAAAVAAGMVPVALGSQTTGSTLRPAAFCGVCALKPTYGRIPRTGIVKVSWTFDHVGLIARSVEDLAHLLTVMSGPAPGDDGAPDIPAQDFAAASAPRRPGRALLLKEDYLPLANAEVADWTLRAVSLLREKGVKVEEGRLPMDRELIHSVHAMIRAVDAACYHGEMFRENMDAYPPSTRRTVTAGFMVPAVHYVNAMRLRSRFIRAVDRLHGHYELIVLPTFDQLSPPWEVSTGSGLFCEPFSLSGQPAVTLPLGRGGEGLPFGIQLGARRFGEAGLLAAARWCEEELGWRAGIAEPGGQA
- a CDS encoding acyclic terpene utilization AtuA family protein, with the translated sequence MDELRVLSVCGNLGYGFPVSSLENGIARDPHYMGADNGSTDAGPYYLGSGEQLTRREQIVRDLGLSLRAARRKGIPYLIGSAGTAGGNPHVDAVLGVMHQLARRDGLKFRLAIIRSEMDKEFVKKAIREGRTRSLGKLPALTEEAVDESVRIVGQMGLTPYIRALEGGADVVLAGRSCDTAIYTAFAAMRGYDLGLAFHMSKIIECGAQCALPIGANDCILGTLRKDHFELEPMNMGKRLTPNSVAAHMMYEQPDPYLFYEPEGMVDLKATEFEQLDDRRVRVSGGRFVAAQRPTIKLEGVRLRGWRTIAVAGMTDPSLLRRLDEVEERVRETVADMLRGSLAPEDYELRFVYYGRDGVLGRPGPEGPRTAHEVGLVMEAIAKDQATADAVLSLTRSTYLHCGFEGRKATAGNLAFPFSPSDFRGGPVYEFHIYHLIELEDAGAPFAVEFERVG
- a CDS encoding DUF4387 domain-containing protein — its product is MDRLYDLAEVLRSKNAGPLYITLDLLFADEGTYRRVAGSEALTPGAVAALYGVEAEEVRIIQFDAARAIKITIPRTGPTSGAPGDRDVYGAQQHGPLLGLMIP